TGTGAAGCCTACCATCGTTGTGAATCAAGTGTTTTTGTTGCACACCAAAGTTGCTTTGCCGCATACCAAAATTGTTTTCCCGCACAACAAAGTTGCTCTGTCGTGCATCAAAGTTGCTTGTTAAAAAATTACgtcgaaacatatgaaaatgtggtctagttCCGAAGCTCTCGTCGTTCGGATTCTAATAGTGAAAACGGATTGTAATTTCGCCGCACGGTTTAAAAGTTACAGCTTTTTAAAACAACAAAGTGATATCAGCTAGCCTACCTTTTTTGATAGTTGTACACATCTTTCCGTGTGAGCACTTTCCATTTTGGTATGACCGCTCAGAATAACTAACGGGCATGCGGCTGCTCGCTAGACGTGTCCTAATTAAAATGGTTCGATACTTTGAGTTAAAATGTGTCTTTAATGTGCGTGCGCCTTGTTCTAAGATGGGAAGTTTCGATCTATATGTACTGCTGATTAAACAAGATTACCATGGGCATGGTACAGCCTACAGCGCGGTTCGTTTGTTTTTGCCACAGCAGCTGCCGACGTGCCGGGACACGTTGCGCCGAGACCGGCCCACGTCGCCCGCCGGTCCGGCGAGCCACCCGACCTCCCGCATCCCCGCACGTGCCGCCCCACGCGTCGGCTCCCGCGAACAAAGCTCCCagcctaccaccaccaccaccaccggtccGAGCCGATCCATGAGCGGCAGCGCAAACCTCCTACGTACGTACTGCATCGTTTCTCTGCGTCACCAGGTGCAAAAGAATGTGCGGAAAGGCCTGCAAGGTCGGCGGCGCCGCGTCGCCGGCGGGGACGAGCAGCACGGCGACCTCCATCGTCGTCCTCGCGTCGCTGCTCCTCGTGGCCTCGGCCGTCGTGTTCTtgctgtcgccgccgccgccaccggctgACGCGAAGGGCCCCCCTGAGCCGGTCGAGCTCGCCATCGGCGTCGACGGCCACGAGGGCTGGCTGGACGCGCTCCGCGCCTGGGCCAAGCTGGCCTGCCTCAGGCTCCGCCCGCTCGAGCCAAGGTATAGAATTACTCAGTTTGTTCCGTGCCTTGTCAGCCATGTTGTCGAGGTACAAAAGAGAATGTGTAATCTCATGATTTGTTGTTTTGTGTGGCGATCAAGGTGCGATCTTAGGACCccggtgtcgatgaagaaggcgGCCAAGCAGAGCCTGGAGATGGGCAAGGAGGCGGTGGAGCTCACGGCGGCGAGGGCTGCCGAGGAGACCATCGGGAGGACATCAGAGAAGGTCAGGAGGAAGGTCTCGTCATCGCCGCCATCTGCCGACGGCGACCTGTGATCTGTGTAGGCCAATGCCAAATTTTGCGAGCATCCTCTTTTTTTCTATGCATGTACCTCTAGGTAGCTTTGATACTAGTGAGAGAAATAAAAATGGTGTCCTGTAACGTGTTGTAATCTGGACGTGTATCCTGCGATTCTGTCCGCTGTACCCCTGTGAATATGAGATGTCAAGAAATTGCATTTTCTGCAACCACTTCCACTGTTGCAACAACAGTAGTCTGCATCCATTTAGATGAAATGTCAGAGCCCAAGTGATACCAGGAATGGCAATTGTACTAGGGAAAAAGCTTTCCTGAACAGAGATACCAAGAGTACAATAGCGAAGAACTTGTCCAACGCATAGCAGGTTTAATCAACTTAACCGACGGCAAGCAAATATTTCGTTTGCCGGCATACTCAACCATAGCATAATCTTTCctctcaaagaaaaaaaaaccatCGCATAATCTTCTCACCTAAAGATCAAGAGAGGGAGTGAGGTCTTCCCCTAGGAATAGGTAACTAGGAACAATCTTTCCGGGCAAAACATCTGATGAGCCTATGGACACAGGGGGGATACACAGAATATACATGATCCATGATCCACGCATGTCGAGGATGGGCATCACTCATTCCGGGCAGATATCCTTGAAAACGGGCAGCCTGCGTCGCCCGCTGCGACCATAGAGGACCTCAGCTATGAGGTCGCCTTCTTCCTCGGTTGGCTGTGGCTGCGCAGACGCCGCCTGAGCTGAAGGTGTTGTTGCTCCAGGTGCCGGTGTCGAGAAAAGCTTGGCTCTGTTTGGTAGCATGATGGCACCATCTGGTGATCGGAAGTCGACAGGCGGTGGCCTGGTGGGGCTGAAGAACTGGTGTTTCATGTCGGGAAAACCTGGTGCGCCAGTCAGAGGGCCAGCCTGTGCAAAATGAAACAGGATAAGTTACTGAGTACAGCCCGGTGTGGATTCAGAAAATAAGAATAAAGGACTAAAAGATTCATCAAACCAGCTCAAAAAAAAGAATTTAGAAGCCATCTTACGCCTCTGTTAATCTAAGTTTTTATTGATTTACAGTAAAGCTGAATAAATATGGTAACAATTTGATATGGCAAATCAGCTTAAGGACGAAGAAAAGAATAGCATAGGAGGTAACCGGAGATAATGTATCGCATCACGCTAATTAGATACAAAGGAGCAATGACTACTCGCATACTCCAGGTGCTGCAAAAACAAATAACTGGTCTATGCGTTCAGATTTGTGTGAAACGACATGGCCTGTCTAATACACAATTGAGCTTGAAAGATACGGAGTATACTCCAGATCCTAAAATTGTAACTGTAACAGAACCATAGGTATCTGCAGCTTAGTGACAGAACTAGATCCAAAAAAAGGTGTTCAGGGCAtagataaataaaacaaattgttaagCTTCACAACAGAACTAGATCCAAAGCAGGGTTGATATGTCTGGGTGTGCTAGATCAACTTGCTACCAGCAACATTTAAGTATCTGAAACAAATTGTGTCTTCTCCGCTAGCAAGGGTGAGTAGTTAAGGATATGAGAAAACAACTTTGCACCCAAGGTAATAATTGTATCACATCCTAAATTATATCTCCACATTTAGAGGAGCAGACAACAAGTATATGATCTAACAACTCATGCATATCTGATGAATCAGAACATTTTCTACCCTAGCAACAGCAGCGAGCTTAAGGAAATAGTAAAAACAATTCTGCACTGAAGCTAAGGGTAACTGAACTACTAAAACCTAACCTAGCTCAAATTATATGTAAGAGCAAACAACACTAGAATAAACAATATAGCCATGTATGACAAAAGTAATGCACTTTGTAGAATTTGCAGTAGGCAGTAAGTAGTAGCTCAAATGCATTATCAAATATCATGAGATTGTAAAAATAAAGTCCACAACATGAACTGGCATACTAGAATAGTGGACTGAACTATGACCATACTCTACATATAGTCTGACATGCTGCGTTATGACTTGGGTAAAAGTTTTATGGTTTGGTGTGATCTGCTTTTGTTTTGTACACTCAGATTGAGCCGGTTCTTTATCCCTTTGGCGCTTGTTGCTCCTTCGTTTCAAGTTCGTGTCTCATTCTGTCCGCAGCAGTTCTTCGGGACTTGTTCAAGATGGCTGTTTGGTGGCTCAGCATTGTGGAGTTTGGGTTCGTGTGCCGTTTGTGGAGTTGCCAACACAGCAGAGGTTGAGCAGTTTAGGGGCGCAGGTTAATTCCTGCCCTGTGCCCAAATCTGCTCTGGTTGCGCTGGGGTTGCTCCAGGACTTGTTGCTATTGTTCAGGCTTGCTAGTGGCTTCCGGCGTTTGTAGTTAATCTAGTGCCTTGCCTCTttcttttaaacttgttcaagttTGTGTAATCAGCACCATTGTATCCTATGCGGatgagggctttattaatttaaaaccGGGAGCTTTGAGACTCCTATCTGAAACCTAACCGAGCTCTAATTTTGTGTTAGAGCAAACAACAGTAGAATAAAAAAATAGTCATGTATGACAAAGTAATTCAACTTTGTGAAATTTGCAGTAGGGAGTAAGTAGCAGCTCAAATGCATTATCAAATATCATGAGATTATATAAATAAAGTCCACAAGAATGAACTGCATCATAGTTGACATGTTTCCGGTACGGAGGGTACGTGTGACGGAAACGGGAGGCGGGAATCGGAGGATGGAAAAATAGGAAACAGTAGGGGTACACATCTCTAGATCGAATCTTATACGTCGGGGACGTGAATAGAGTCGTTTCGGTACGGTGAACCTGGTACGGTAATGTGGTACGGGAGAAGAAATTGAAGGAAACCTGGGATTCCAGCTGCCTCCACTAATGAAGAATTGAAAATGGGGAAGGGAAACGAGGAATCGAATGGGAGAGGAAAAGATACAGCGGCTCAGGATTCTGGCTCGGAGTTAATAAGATTTCGGGAAGTGGAACTTCTATCTCACCGTTTTTCTCCAAGTCGTCGAACCTGGGACGATCCCGAGTAGAGGAAACGCGAATCTGCTGCGATTTTAACCGAATCGCGAGGCGTTTCCAAATCCGTTTCCGGTTCATCGAATTCGGTACGAGGGACGGACGACCGTACCCCAAATCCGGCTACTATGAACTGCATACTAGAATAGTGGACTGAACTATGACCATACTCTACATATAGTCTGCTATGCTGCATTATCACTTAGTATTTTAGGAGGACACTGTAAAAGTTTTATGGTTTGATGTGATCAGCTTTCATTTTGCCCACTCAGATTTTCAGACAACCTTCAGTCTCAGACATAGTATGACAGTATCATACAAGAACAAGTTACTTTGCAGAGGCCCAAGTGATTTCAGTATTTATGGACTAATTTGATCTATATAAGGAAAGATTCTGCCCCTATAACATGATCTAGATATGTGATTAAAAAGAGAAAGTATTGGTATCATCTGACCATGACATTATCGAGATCAACAGCAAAAAATACTACAGGAGTTATACTTCAGACAATGGTAACGCAAGACTGCAAAAAGAGTTACTACTGAAAGTTAGATCTGGGGAGCAGCATAATCACCTGGCGTTTGTGGCCATGGAGGTAGGCCTCATGGTCCAGCATAGGGTACACCGGCCGCGGCTGTGCCGGCGGCGAGTAGACGAGGCGGCGGCTGTCCATCTCCGGATTCGCGGAGAAGCGGCGGTAGCGGAGGAGCGAGGCGTCGAAGCCGAGCTCGAGCCCGCCGGACGAGTAGGAGGAGGCGGGGGAGCCGGGGtggccggcggcgacggcgtcgaaGGCCGGCGTGAGGTAGGTCCTGAGCGAGGGCGACGAGAGGCGGCGCTGCCTCCGCCGCGACGCCGACTCGCCCAGCCACTGGCCgccgggggaggcggcggcgcagtcGAAGTCGAAGTCGAAGTCCATCGCTCGCTCGCGGCGAGATTTGGGGGCGGCGGAGGCGACGGCTCCGGGGAAGGGAAAAATCTGAAATTTTTAAAACTGATGAAAATTAGGGCACCCCACCGAGAGAGTGAGAGGAGAAAATTTCTGGGGCACGCGGCCAAGCACGGCGGGCGGTTTCGAACTCGTGATTGGCAGGCAGGAGGAATCCGAtgaaaaatttcaaattttgaaatcttaTAAAAAGGAGTAAAATTCGGGAAATTTAAAAATGGAACAAAATGCGGCGGAAATCGGCAGGAAATCGCGTAGTTTAAGCCGGGTAGCACGAGGGGGATCAGCTCAGCTCCTGCCTCCTGAGTCCTGACCTCCAGAACAAAGAACAGCCGAGGATGAACAGGCGGATCAGGATCTAGGAGATGCCAAACGAATCGGCACAAAATAAGTTCAAATCTCGGACTCCGTCGCGATCTCTCGTATTGATCCGATTAAAAAATCCCAAAAGAAACCTCCAGAAAAGTAGCTTGATTAGAGACATGAAGAGCAGTTACTTACCTACTGGCACCcaagaaaatccccaaaaaatcacAGCAAAGTTCAAACTCCAGCACAGAAGAAAGGCTCGGTAGGCGATTTCACCTTGCGGCCTTGGAATCCTGCGGAAAGTGAAGACGACGGCTGTCCCGCTCCGCCGCAAGCTGTGTCACGCTCCCATTGGTGGTCCGGTCGGCCGGGCGGGAAGTGAAGACGAACTTGGAGGATACGAACCAGGGGGAGAAGGGGGCGACGGGCCAGGTTAAGTACACGTGGCCATAGGATTCCCGTAGTTTGGGCTTGGCAGTATGTGACGGGGATCCAGTACACTCGATGCCTGGGCTTGGGCTGGTTTGACCTAAATCAATGTTTGACTTTATTTTctcttgttatttcactatttttTTCTGGAGATATTGCTCTATCTTTTCTACACGAGTAAAGGTTGATTCTAAATTTAAAAATGTGTTACTTAATTCATGCCACAATTTTCTTGACAAAATCAGGAGATGTAGTTTAAGAAACGTATGCAGATTCAGAAATACAAATTTCAGGGAATCTCCAATAACCGCGTCCGCGCAGACAAAAATTAAGTTTGCCCCGAGCCCAGCGGCCCGACGGTGAATGCATCCGCCTCGACGCGGCGCGGTCTGGACGTGTCTCCGCGCCCGTCTTCGCCTCACAACGATATTCTACTGGTCATACCCGTGGGCACCTCCAGTCGTGGTCGTTATCGAGGACGATGACCAGCGGCCGTGGAGGCGCTCTAGTGGGATAGGTTCCATTTCAAGAAAATATCAACAAATTATTTTACGTCGAGCCGTTGGGCTATCCTTGATGCAATCGGTTAATCGTATCATGGCAGCCAAATTCGTATGCGCGGCTCGATACGTTAGGCCGCTAGAGATACCCTCAGTCCAATAATGAAAATATTCCTCCCTTCCTACAATTCATATAAGGACGTCTCAACTTTATCTAAATTCGGATATATCTATACCCGATTTAGTATATAGATACATCTAAGTTTTAACTAAGTTGAGACATATTTTATGGACAGATGGAGTATACAGGTTCCCAAAAGGTGCGATTTAATAAAAAGTTACAATCAAAAGTTCAGACGACTTGCACGTTCATGTGAAAGAACATATAATCTGCCCTCGTAAGCAGAACTTACCTTCAGGCCCTGTTTGTTATAGCAATATTGTCCCTGGCAAGAGTGAGGGTTTTAGCTGTCAAAATCGACTCTCAAATATGAGTTCATCTTTCAAGAATCAGGTTGGACTGAAGGTAGCTACCCGGTCACATAACTGTTTCAACTTTCAATAGCTACCAGTTCATCTTCCGTAaaaatatgagtttctaaagtgagaaaaagaaaataaacattaaGTACCCAACCTGATGATCATCACAAGAAACAGAAGTACACAACCTGATGAAGAAGCATATTATTCATTCAACCACATATATGTTCAGCAAGAAAATTACCATTACATCACACCACAAACCAAGCCAATATATTCCGCACCGGACATAAAAGGTTACAGGGAGTTAATTACACAAAGAATACCTTATTCTATATTTTGAATACAAGCTGTAACTCTCAGGGCACGTCACCCCTTCTTTCAATTCTGTATGCTACTACAACACCGCCTCCAATGCGATATGTACAACCAACAACAAACCAAACTACCGAGACCTCGTACAAACAACTGGACGAGCTAGGTACACTTGATGCAAATAGGAGTAGCGAGAACTACCCTAGTTAAAAATTAGATCTAGGGGAGCCAAGGTATACATGCTGAGGAGCATGGCAAGGCTTGGTTTTGAACCTAAAATGCAAAATTTATTTGCATAAAAGATATATATACCCCTCTCAAAGGCTATTAAGAAGAGCCCTTTTGCAAGAAGGCTGTTGAGAAGTCTCTGGCTTCGAACCAGGTGAGGCCAATTCAAGCACCGACAGCAGAAAATTCTTCTCCTGGAAAGTTGAAGAAAATACATACGTGAGTAACTTTACCAAGTATTTACTTCAAGTGTGAGTTTGTGTGCAGAATATTAATAACAATCACAGGACAGAAGTCAAATGCTTACACTGGCAGtaatttttggagttggcacgttCTCTGTGTATGGATGGAAAGTTGGGACTGTATGAGCAGGAGAGGCGAATTCCATGCATGGGTGTGTGTTGCTATCTTTCGGAACCTCGCTACAGTTCTCCAAAGCTTGTTTTCGGACACATGATTTACCTTTGACAGCTCTGTGAGCAGGGGAAGCAAATTCAACACATTGAAGCCTGCTATCTCGGGCAACCTTCTCTGGTATTTCTGCATCAGCATTAACTTGTGAATCTGTATGAGCAGGAGAGGTGTATTCTGTACATTGAAGACTGTCATCTTTACCATCCTCACTCAAGTTTAAGGATGCTGGTATTTCTGGATCTGTTTTAGCTGGCAAAAGTATACGAGCAGGAGACATGTACTCCATACACTGAGGTAATCTACCTTCGGCAGCCTCACTCAAGTTTACGGATGCTGGTATCTCTGGTTCTGTTTTAGCTGGCAAAAGTGTATGAGCAAGAGACATGTATTCCATACATTGAGGCAAGCTACCTTCGGCAGCCTCGCTCAAGTTTACTGATACTGGTTTTTCTGCATCTGCTTCAGCATGCAAAACTGTATGAGCAGGAGACATGTATTCCGTGAACTGAGACCAGCTATCTTCGGCAGCCTCACTCAAGTCTATGGATGCTGGTATTTCCGCATCTGCTTTAGCTTGCAGAGCTGTCTGCTCAGGAGAACTGTATTCCATGCAATGAAGCCCCCCATCTCCAGCAGTCTCATCTGAGTTTACATAA
This region of Lolium perenne isolate Kyuss_39 chromosome 2, Kyuss_2.0, whole genome shotgun sequence genomic DNA includes:
- the LOC127329923 gene encoding uncharacterized protein, with protein sequence MCGKACKVGGAASPAGTSSTATSIVVLASLLLVASAVVFLLSPPPPPADAKGPPEPVELAIGVDGHEGWLDALRAWAKLACLRLRPLEPRCDLRTPVSMKKAAKQSLEMGKEAVELTAARAAEETIGRTSEKVRRKVSSSPPSADGDL
- the LOC127332057 gene encoding uncharacterized protein, which encodes MDFDFDFDCAAASPGGQWLGESASRRRQRRLSSPSLRTYLTPAFDAVAAGHPGSPASSYSSGGLELGFDASLLRYRRFSANPEMDSRRLVYSPPAQPRPVYPMLDHEAYLHGHKRQAGPLTGAPGFPDMKHQFFSPTRPPPVDFRSPDGAIMLPNRAKLFSTPAPGATTPSAQAASAQPQPTEEEGDLIAEVLYGRSGRRRLPVFKDICPE